In Methanomicrobium antiquum, one DNA window encodes the following:
- the truD gene encoding tRNA pseudouridine(13) synthase TruD — protein MMKSPYKTEQILGMEYYLTDSSGVGGILRKEPSDFIVNEIFADIKLTGGPHLICELKKTNWELQRAAKEISKRLGISYKRISWGGTKDKRAVSTQLISVYGVKPEDIEKVHLKDIELKPLGFARMQMSLGDLKGNEFEIKISDCQESSESQLQKALDELKTKASEGLPNYYGIQRFGTQRPVSHLVGIAMLKGDYKDAVMKYAGYPCEDENEMTKAAREAFDKNEDPKEALSLMPEQMHYERSILHHLVEKPNDYKGALAVIPPKLLSMFVSAFQSYLFNRVLSLRIENRAGDILKPEIGDRLVFLDGREEVVDERNIATAKIHTRRGKCSVGIFMPGSENFTRYGYMDEYASDIMNELGITAEGYANISELVGARFTGAVRPAGLQTEISGIISEKSMALKFTLPPGHYATTVCREIMKADPKNMA, from the coding sequence ATGATGAAAAGTCCCTATAAAACAGAACAAATCCTTGGAATGGAGTATTATTTAACCGATTCTTCAGGTGTCGGTGGGATTCTTAGAAAAGAGCCTTCTGATTTTATTGTAAACGAAATTTTTGCAGACATTAAGTTAACAGGAGGCCCCCATCTGATATGCGAGCTTAAAAAGACAAACTGGGAGCTTCAGCGTGCGGCAAAGGAGATTTCAAAAAGGCTTGGCATCAGCTACAAAAGGATTTCCTGGGGTGGAACAAAGGACAAACGTGCTGTTTCAACTCAGTTAATTTCTGTATATGGTGTAAAACCCGAGGATATCGAAAAAGTTCACCTAAAAGATATTGAATTAAAACCCCTTGGTTTTGCAAGAATGCAGATGTCTCTTGGCGATCTTAAGGGAAATGAGTTTGAAATAAAAATCAGCGACTGTCAGGAATCATCTGAATCTCAGCTTCAAAAAGCCCTTGATGAATTGAAGACAAAAGCATCTGAAGGTCTTCCAAACTATTATGGAATACAGAGATTTGGAACGCAAAGACCTGTGTCACACCTTGTAGGAATTGCAATGCTTAAGGGCGACTACAAAGACGCTGTGATGAAATATGCCGGGTATCCCTGCGAAGATGAAAATGAAATGACTAAAGCGGCAAGAGAAGCATTTGATAAAAATGAAGATCCAAAAGAGGCACTTTCTCTGATGCCTGAACAGATGCATTATGAACGTTCGATTCTTCATCACCTCGTGGAAAAACCAAATGATTACAAAGGTGCACTTGCAGTTATTCCTCCAAAGCTTCTCTCAATGTTTGTAAGCGCTTTTCAGTCATATCTTTTTAACCGTGTTTTAAGTCTTAGGATTGAAAACAGAGCAGGAGATATTTTGAAACCGGAAATTGGCGACAGACTTGTGTTTTTGGATGGGAGAGAAGAGGTTGTTGATGAAAGAAACATTGCAACAGCAAAAATTCATACAAGGCGCGGAAAATGCTCGGTTGGAATTTTTATGCCGGGATCAGAGAATTTCACCCGCTATGGATACATGGATGAATATGCCTCTGATATAATGAATGAACTTGGAATAACTGCAGAAGGATATGCAAATATTTCAGAGCTTGTAGGAGCAAGATTTACCGGTGCAGTGCGACCTGCAGGATTACAAACAGAGATATCAGGAATTATTTCAGAAAAAAGTATGGCTCTTAAGTT
- the pth2 gene encoding peptidyl-tRNA hydrolase Pth2, which yields MREEPDFKFKQCLIIRNDIKMSCGKKCAQLAHAAVIAYDHADKITKKRWYEEGMKKVALKADSLKQIYELKTMADMAGISTALITDAGMTEIEPGTITALGLGPAKSEELDKITGSLALL from the coding sequence ATGAGAGAAGAGCCTGATTTCAAATTCAAGCAGTGCTTAATCATCCGAAATGACATAAAAATGTCATGTGGAAAGAAGTGCGCACAGCTTGCACATGCGGCAGTGATAGCTTACGATCATGCTGATAAAATTACAAAGAAAAGATGGTATGAGGAGGGCATGAAGAAAGTAGCCTTAAAAGCAGATTCTTTAAAGCAGATTTATGAATTAAAGACAATGGCTGACATGGCAGGAATATCAACCGCCCTTATTACCGATGCCGGAATGACAGAAATTGAGCCGGGAACAATTACTGCACTGGGTCTTGGTCCTGCAAAATCTGAAGAACTTGACAAAATAACAGGCTCTCTTGCATTATTATGA